TGCATTCTTATTATGCCGAAGCGGACAACTTGCTGTGAACTTGACATGCATTTGTAATCCAACTCGTGGCATTTGCCTATGGTGTTTGGGTATACGAATCTCATACAATCAGCGTTTCCCGGCTTCACTGGTGATGGCCGCCGGAGCAATTTTGATCGCAGTGTAACCTTCGTTGCGCCTCTGTACGTCTCTCTTTGTTATTTGCCCGGAAGCCCTACATTTGGTACGATGCGTGGAGACTTATCTTTGTTTTGCATCTGCTGCATAGACTCTTGTTCAGGAGCATCTTATGGCTGAAATAGACAACTCCATCCGTGTCATCCTTGCCGACGATCACGCCGTTGTTCGCAAAGGCATCCGCGAGTTTCTTGAAATAGGGGGCTGGGTCACCGTCGTCGCCGAGGCCTCAGACGGATTGGAGGCGATGCGCCTCATCCGTGAACATCGCCCCGACGTCGCCGTGCTGGATATTCAAATGCCAGGGCAATCAGGCGTCGAAGTGACTCGCGCTATTCGCGCCGAGCGCCTGCCGGTCGGGGTGCTTATCCTCACCGCCTTCGACGATCCGCCTTACGTGAAAGCCGTCCTGCAAGCCGGGGCCAATGGCTATGTGCTTAAAACCGCCGACGCCGGCGAGATCGTACAGGCAGTGCAGGCTGTTCATGAAGGCCAATCGGTGCTTGATCCGGCGATTGCGCGCAAACTCATGTCTCAACTCTCGGAGCCGGGTACATCTCGGCTAGCTACAAACGTCGAGGCATTGACTGAGCGCGAACTGGAAGTGCTGCGCCTTGCCGCCAGGGGCCACACCAACAAGGCCATCGGCGTAGAATTATCAATCAGCGACCGGACGGTGCAGGGCCATCTTGCCAAAATCTATGCCAAGTTGGGCGCGGCCAGCCGCACCGAAGCCGTGATGCGCGCCGTCACGCTGGGCTGGATTCCGCCCGCCATCGGCGAACCCGGCCCAGAATAAGACTCGCCCATGGCTCATCCCTCAACACTCCGCCAACTCTTTTCCGGCCTGCGTTGGCAAGGGCTGACTTTTCAGCTTTTCGTTTTCATCGTTTTGCCGCTTGCGGCCCTGGTCGTGGTGATTCCCTTTGGCAGTCTGACTCTTCATAGTCAGGCGATGCGCCTCCTCGTTGGTGAACGAGATAAGCGCGCGGCCCAGGCCGCGGCAGTGGCCATCACCGAGCAACTCAGCCATCGCGCCGCCGCCATTCAGGGATTGGCGTTGTATGCCGAGCGCGCCAGTTCAGCCTCACCCTACGCGCAAATCCTGGCCGATTACGATTTTCTTCTTCCGGACTTTAAGGGCGGCTTGTTACTCACCGCGGGCGACGGAACTTTTCTGGCCGCCTCCAACTCTGGCGACCTCTGGCAAACCCGGCCCGTGGCTGAACTTTTGCGACAAACGACGGAACAAGATGAAGTGAAATTCTCACCGGCTTTCATTGACTCGGCCAGCGGCGAGCCAATGGTGTTGGTGATGGCAAGTTCACCCGAAGGATTGATCGCGGCAGGCGCATTCTCACCAGCTACTCTCGCGCGCCGCTCTTTGGGTGAAGAGTTCTCGTCCAGCGGGCAGGATTTCGCCGTGATCGTGGACAGCGACAATCAGGTGCTTTATGAGGCGGGCACCCCCCCTGCTTCCGAGTCGAGCGTTGCCCAACATCCCGGCGTGGTGGAAGCCTTGCGCGGCGAGAGCGGCACAGCCTATCGCGCGATCAATGGCAACGAACACGTCGTCGCCTACAGCCCGGTAGCGCCACTGGGTTGGGCTTTAGTGATTGAAGAACCCTGGGAGGCGGTGGACAATCCCCTGCTCAGTCGAACGCAAGCCGCGCCGTTGATTTTGATTCCGGCGCTGTTTTTTGCGTTGATTGCTGTAGGCTTCGGCATCCGGCAAATTGTTCAACCACTGCGATTGCTGGCGCAACAGGCCGCCGAACTGGGCTGGGGGCGTTTCGAGGCCATCGAGCCGCCGGTCGGCGGCATTGCCGAAATTCGCCACTTGCAAGCCCAACTGATTCTCATGGCGCACAAGGTCAGGGCCGCTCAACAAAACCTGCGCGGCTACCTCAATGCCATCACTGCCGGACAGGAAGACGAGCGCCGCCGCCTTGCCCGTGAGCTCCATGACGGCACGGTGCAGGCGTTGGTTGCCCTCGATCAGCGTATGCAACTCGCGCAACTCACGCTGAAAGATGCATCGCCCGAGGCCGCCGAACGACTGGCCGAATTGCGGCGGCTGACGGCGTCCTTGATCGAAGAAGTTCGCCGCGTGATCCGTGCTCTGCGACCCAACTATCTTGAAGACCTCGGACTGCTACCCGCCATCGAAATGTTGACCCGCGACCTGCAAGCCACCGCCGATGTGCAGACGACTTTTTCTACTAACGGCCAGCCGCGCCGCCTGCCGCCGGGCCAGGAAATTGCCATTTATCGCATCGTGCAGGAAGCATTGAATAATGCCGCCCGCTACGCCTCGGCCCGGTCGGTTAACGTGTCTGCGATCTTCAACCCGACCGAGTTCATCATCCGGGTGCAGGATGACGGCAAAGGTTTCACCGCGCCGGAGCGGGTGAGCGACCTCGTCGCTTCCGGCCATTACGGATTGATGGGGATGCAGGAACGCGCCGAGTTGATCGGGGCACGACTGACCATTCAATCTGTGCCCAGCGCCGGCACAACCATCGAACTCCGATTACCACTGTAGAGATAATTGCTCCTGCTCTAATCGCAAACCCTCCCGGCGGCTCAGGCCAACCTTCGGGAGGGTTTTCATTTTTCGCTATGCGCTAAACAGCTCGTCTCCCGCACCCGCCAAATGGCGTATACCCGCACCCGCAAAACGACGCTAGGGATTGTCGCGCTTATTCGCTAGACTTGCATAAAGGTGACGGCCATGAACGAGAGCCTCGTTTTCAACTTCGACAGCGAAACCGCCATCAAAGCCGTGATGACAACCCTTGCCCGACGTGGTTTGTATGTTATCCGAAGTTTTGACTTGCAGTCGGCCCTCGGCGCTCACGGCGGTTGCGAATGTCCTCATCATGGCACTGCCCAGTGCAATTGCCAGTTCGTAGTGCTGCTCGTGTACGGTGAGGCCGCCGAGCCGGTGGTCATCACAACGCACAGCCGCGACAACCGGACTGAGGCCCGGATCGTCCACGATGCGGCGACTATCCCCGACCCGCGCTTGGCTGGGGAAGTGATGGCCGCCCTCGTGGAGGCGGCCATCATGTTGCCGATGGCCTCGTCTACTGTGGAAAGGAATTCGTATGACCAGCATTGCTAAATCTCTCAGCTTGCCCGTTCAGGGCATGACCTGCGCTTCGTGCGTATCGCACGTCGAAGGCGCGCTCAAAGAACTACCCGGTGTGTCGAACGTCGTCGTCAATCTCGGAACCAACAAAGCCGGCCTGACTTACGACCCGGCCCATGTGACACTGGCCGACATGGCCCGCGCTATTGACGATGTGGGCTACCGCGTGCCCACTGCCGAACTCACCCTGGACGTGCGCGGCATGACCTGTGCTTCGTGCGTCTCGCATGTCGAAGAAGCACTCAAGGAACTCGACGGCGTAACGGACGCCGTTGTCAATCTTGGGCTGAACACGGCCCGCGTGACTTACGTCCCCGGCGTGGTGAGTGTCAGCGCCATGAAACGCGCCGTGCGCGAAGTTGGTTACGAGGCGCAGGAGCGCAGTGGAGGCGCAGACGCCCTCGACCGCGAGCGGCAGGCGCGCGAGGAAGAAATCAAGCGGCAGGGGCGCAACTTGCTGATCGCCGGAGTCATTGGGCTGATTGTCATGATTGGCACGTTCTACGACATGCTCGGCCCGTTCAAAGCCTTCGTCCCGATATGGCTCTCGTACAAGTGGATCATCGGCCTGCTCACCACGCCCATCGTCTTCGGGCCGGGGCGGCAGTTCTTCACCAATTCGTGGAAGGGCCTCAGACACGGCGTCACCGACATGAACCTGCTCTACGCCACCGGTATCGGCGCGGCCTACGGCATTGCCGTCATCAACACCCTGTTTCCGAATGCCGGCTTCGGCGGCGAAGGCGCGACCTTCTTCGAGAGCGCAGCCTTGCTCACCGCCTTCATCATCCTGGGGCGCTGGCTCGAAGCTCTGACTCGCGGGCGCACCTCGGAAGCCATCCGTAAACTGATGAAGCTTCAGCCCAAGATTGCCCGCGTGATTCGGGATGGCAGAGAAGAAGAAATTCCCGCCGACGAAGTTGAGATTGACGACCTGATTCTGGTCCGCCCCGGCGAAAGCATCCCGGTGGACGGCGCGGTAATTGAAGGCTACTCGGCGGTGGACGAGTCCATGCTGACCGGTGAGAGCCTGCCGGTTGAGAAGAAGGCGGGGGACAACGTCATCGGCGGCACCTTGAACAAGACCGGTGCGTTCAAATTCGCCGCCACCCGCGTGGGCAAAGACACGGCCCTGGCGCAGATCATCAAACTTGTCGAAGACGCCCAGGCCAGCAAAGCGCCGATTCAAAAATTGGCCGACTGGGTGGCCGGGCACTTCATCCTCGGCGTCCACGTGTTGGCCGTCGCCGTATTCGTGTTTTGGTTCTTCTTCGGCTACCAGATGTTCTTCGACCCGAACAGCGCCTTCATTCTTTCACCCTACAAGTTGGGCGAGATCGGGGTGTTCGGCTTCTCGCTCCTGCTCTCGGTGACGGTGCTGGTCATCTCCTGCCCGTGCGCGGTGGGGTTGGCCACGCCGAGCGCGATGATGGCCGGGACGGGCAAGGCCGCCGAGCACGGGGTGCTGTTCAAAGGCGCGGAAGCGATTGAGAACGCCAGCAAGTTGCGGACGATTGTCTTCGACAAGACGGGGACGCTGACGAAGGGGGAGCCGTCGGTGACGGATGTCACCGAAAATCCCAACTCCCAATTCCCAAATCCCAACGAAGTGTTGCGGCTGGCGGCGATTGCCGAGAAGAACAGCGAGCATCCGCTGGGCGAAGCGATTGTGCGCGGGGCGGAAACGCGCGGCTTGGCTCTCGTGGAGGCCGAGTCTTTTAACTCCATCCCCGGCCACGGTGTGGAAGCCAAAGTTGAAGGGCGCGTCGTGTTGTTGGGCAATCGCAAACTCATGCGTGAGCATAAGATAGACTTCGCCTTGATGATGGCCGAGGCTGAGCGGCTGGAAGGCGAGGGCAAGACGGTGATGTTTGTGGCTATAGACGGCCAGCCCGCCGGATTGATCGCCGTGGCCGACACGCTGAAGGAACACTCGGCGGAGGCTGTCAAGCGTCTGCATAAACTCGGCATTGAAACGGCGATGATCACCGGCGACAACCGCCGCACCGCCGAAGCCATTGCCCGGCAGGTCGGAATTGACCGGGTGCTGGCCGAAGTGCTGCCACAGGACAAAGCCGAAGAAGTGAAAAAACTTCAGAGCGCGGGTAAGAAAGTGGCGATGGTGGGCGATGGCGTCAACGACGCCCCGGCGCTGGCGCAGGCCGACGTGGGCATGGCGATTGGGTCAGGCACGGACGTGGCGAAAGAGACGGGCGATGTCATCCTCATCAAAGACGACATCCGCGATGTGGTGGTGGCACTCGAAGTCGCCAAGGCCACCATGCGCAAGGTCAAGCAAAATCTGTTTTGGGCCTTCATCTATAACGTGCTGGGCATCCCGCTCGGCGCGGGGCTGTTCTACCCCTTCGTTGCACTGATCATCAGTCCAGAACTGGCGGGGTTGCTGATGGCGATCAGTTCGGTAACGGTCACGCTTAATACATTACTCCTCAAAGGCTTCAAACCTTCAATTCGGCGTCATGATAAACCGCGGCCCAGCGTGGGCGGCCTGAAGACACAACTGGCTCCGGCGACCGCCAGCGGCGATTGAGGAAAGGAACAGAAACATGGAACACGAACAAGTGGAAAAAGAAGTAGCGCGCAGAAGCGCGTTGATTTACCTGCCAATTTCCCTCGGCGCAGCATTGTTATTTCTGCTGGCCGCCAGCCTGCTTGGCGATTATTCGCTCGTGGCGAAGTTTGGCGGGGCAGTCTGGGTCGGCCTGCTCAGCTTAATTGTAAGCATGCCGATCGTCACCGCGCGGGTCAAGAAACAGTTCAAGGCTTAGGAGAGGCTTCTAGCTTGTCGGGAGGACACGATGTTCAAGCGGCTCGGTTTCCACTCGGATGAAATGGCGCTGGCTTTTGTGCTCTGGCTCTGCACTCTGCCGTTAGTCGGCCTGCTTGTTATCCCGCTTTTCGGCCTGAAAGTCGCTGGGATCGTCGCCCTCACTTTGTTATTCATCGCCGCCGCTATCTGTTGGGGCGTGTGTACCTGGAAAGTTTTCAAAGGTTGAGGCTCAGAGAGGAGAGACCGATGGGCATTGGCACACTTTTCTTGATCGGTGTTGGCATCATCGTCGTCCTCATCGTCCTCGATTTGTTCTTCACTGGTGGGGCGGGCACGATGGGCATGATGCATGGCACGGCGATGATGATGAGCAATCCTATCGGGCAGGCTATCCTGCTGGTGCTAATAGCAATTCTGGGCGTACTCGTGTACGCCGTATTCTTCCGCTGAAAGGAGGTGAACCACAATGGCAAAAGACCCGGTCTGCGGCATGGAAGTGGATGAGAAGAAGGCGGCGGGCAAATCGGAATACAACGGGCAGGCGTATTACTTCTGCTCGCCCGGCTGCAAAAAATCGTTTGACAAAGAGCCGGAGAAGTATGTCGGCAAGAAAGAAGAACACGCCGGCCACCAGCATTAGGCCGCTGTCTCGTATGTTCAGACTTCCGAAGTCTTGCGGAGCATAAGCGTAGCACTTCGGGAGTCTGAACAATTGAAGGTTAGCAATGATTACTATTAGTATTGATCCGATCCTCTTCAGCATCGGCCACTTCATGGTGCGCTGGTACAGCGTCATCGTTCTCACCGCCATCCTCACCGGCGTGTGGCTGGCGGCGCGCGAGGCCGGGCGCAAAGGCTTCAACAAAAATGACATCTACGACGGCGCGTTGTGGGTGGTTATCGGCGGTTTGCTCGGCGCGCGGCTCTTTCACGTGCTCGATCACTGGCCGCACGAGTATGCGCTGAATCCCGTGCGCGCCCTGTACATCTGGGAAGGTGGGCTGGCGATCTGGGGTGGGGTGGTCGGCGGGCTGATCGCGGCCACGATCCTCGCGTGGCAGCGTGGCTGGCAATTGCCGCGCTTGCTCGACGCAGTGGCCCCCGGCCTCGTCCTCGCGCAAGCTATCGGGCGTGTGGCCTGCATCATCACCGGTGACGCGATGGGCAAGCCCACCACCGGCCCGCTTGGATTCGCCTATACCAGCCCCAATGCGATGGTGCCACAGTTGGGCGTGTACTACACTCCCATGCCCCTATACGAGATTGTCGTCAACTTGGGCATATTCGCATTGCTTTGGCAACTCCGCAAAAAGAACTGGCCTGATGGTCTGCTGTTCCTTGTCTATCTCGCTATTTACAGCGTGGAGCGATTCTTGCTGGCCTTCACCAGTTCGTATCAAATCATCGCCTTCGGGCTGACGCAGTCACAAATTGTCGCCCTCGTCGCCCTCGCCGCCGCCCTACCGCTGATCGCCTGGAGGCTGACCGGGATAAGCCGCTCCGGGGTCGCTCCGGCAAAGTAAGCTTCGAATCTTCACCGCGCCTTGGGCGAACCTTCATAGCTTCTTCACAGGTTATAGCTATAGTGTCACTCAGAAACAACTTTGGAGGCCAATATGAGCAAAGGATTGCAATGGACTCTCGGCCTTAGCGCCGTCTTAATCGCCCTCACCCTTATCGCTTCGACCGTCCTGTCGTTCTTCTTCCCGCAGGCCGGTTGGGGCGGGATGGGGCCTGGGCACATGTATGGAGGTGGAACTATGATGGGTGGACTCGGAATGATGTCGCTGTTCGGCATCGGGATGCTGTTGGGACCGCTGTTGTTCGTCGGGCTGATCGTGCTCGGCGTGGTCTGGCTGGTGAGGAGCGCGGGGACGCCAAGCGCGCCTCAACCGCCCGCCGCCAGCACATTTTGTATCCACTGCGGCAAGCCGCTTCAGGCCGGTTGGAAGGCTTGCCCGTACTGCGGCGAAAAGGTTTGAGCCTGACGTGTGGTAACCCAGCCGGGGCCGGAGCCGACATGCTCCGGCCTTTTGGGTATAAACTACCGGCATGGCCCAAACAATCCTCGTCGTGGATGACGAACCGCAAATCGTGAAGGTCCTGCGCGGCTATCTGGAACAGGCCAGGTTCCGTGTTGTGACGGCCAACGACGGCCAATTAGCGCTCACGCAATACAAGCACGAGAAGCCTGACCTCCGTGCCAAGGCGGTCGATGGGCCTCCGTTCCATCCTGCTCAATCCCCAGCGCATCGCGCAACTCCTCGGCAATCTAATCGGCAACGCCATCCGCCATACGCCCGAGAGCGGGGCGATAGGTCCGGCGTTCACTGACCACTGATCACCGTCTGTTGTTCACTGTCTCCGACACCGGCTCCAGCATCCTCCTCGAGTCACTACCACACATTTTCGACCGTCGTTTTGCCGTTAACCTGATTCTGACCACGCTATCGAAATCCGACTGGCATAGGCCATTTTGCTTATCAGAGAATAGGTGGAATCGCGCTATTCAAATCCCCGCCGATTGCCTACACTGTCACTATGCCGACCAAGTCGGCGCTATTCTCGGTTGAGAGAAAGGCAAATCTTATGCTAATCAAAGACCCTGTATGTGGAATGCAGATTGATTCTGAAACGGCCTTTGCCACCCGGACGGTGAAAGGCCAAACATTTTACTTTTGCTCGGAGAATTGTGTGAAACAGTTCGAGGCCTCGCCCGCCGCGCCTGTGAAACACGCTACTGTCCACTCGGCGACAACCGGCGTCCCCGATGGCGCCAGTGGTCCGGTGCGGCTGGAACTCCCGGTGCGTGGCCTCAACCGCTCCGGCGGGCCTGCCCTGGCCCAGGCTTTACAAGCCGTGCCTGGCGTGAGCAAAGCCTACGTCAACGTTCGTAGTGGTCGCACGGCTATTGAATACGATCCGGCGCGCGCCAAGGCGGCTGATTTTGTAGACGCGGTGCGCGCCGCTGGTTTCAGCACTGACGGCCAAACCATGCGGCTAAAAGTGAACGGCCTGTACTGCGCCGAGTGTGTCGTCCGAATTGAAAACGCGCTCAAGGCGACCCCTGGTGTGCTGGGCGCGACAATGAATGCGGCGACGAATGAGGTGAAGGTAGAGTATTCACCCGTCATCGGCGACTTGAGTTTGCTGACGAAGGCCGTCGAAAGTGCCGGACCATATAAATCGACTCGCGCCGCCGAAGCCTCTGAACCGGAGATGGATAAATAGGCGCAGGCCACTGAGCAAGAATATCGCCCGTGTTGGCTTATTCTGGCAGTCAGTTCTTCGTCGGCGCGTGGGAAGGCCTCAAGCATCGCTCGGCCAACATGCACACCCTCATCGCTCTTGGCACCGGCGTGGCCTGGATTTATTCCACTATCGCTTTGCTTTTCCCGCAAATCTTCCCTTCGGAAGAATTCACCGACGTGTATTACGACGTGACTGTCGTCGTCACGGCGCTGGTCGTGCTCGGCCTGGCAATGGAGATCAGGGCCAAAGGCCGGACCTCTGAGGCGATCAAGAAACTCATTGGCCTGCAAGCCAAGACGGCGCGCGTCCTCCGCGACGGTAAAGAAGTGGACATCCCGGTTGAGGAAGTGTTGACAGGTGACATCGTGGTCGTTCGCCCCGGCGAGAAAATCCCGGTGGACGGCGAAGTGATCGAGGGCCAATCGGCAGTGGACGAGTCGATGATCACCGGCGAGTCCCTGCCCGTCTCAAAGAAAGTTGGCGACGAGGTCATCGGCGCGACGATCAACAAGACCGGCTCGTTCAGGTTCCGCGCTACCAAGGTTGGCAAGGACACCGCGCTCTCGAACATCATCCGGCTGGTGCAGGACGCGCAGGGAAGTAAGGTGCCTATCCAGCGCATCGTGGATCAGGTGTCGGCCTATTTCACCCCATCGGTAATGATCCTGGCTATCATCGGGTTCGTGATCTGGTACGACTTCGGCCCCTCTCCGGGGCTGACGTACGCGCTCATTGTGGCTGTGACGACGCTCATCATCGCCTGCCCCTGCGCGCTCGGCATGGCTACGCCCATGAGCCTGACGACCGGCATCGGCCTCGGCGCGCAGAACGGAATTCTGATCCGTTCCGGTGATGCTTTGCAAGCCGCCGAGAAACTTAACGCGATCATTCTGGACAAGACCGGGACGATCACGAAGGGCAAGCCGGAGTTGACGGACATTGTGATCAGTGACCAGTTATCAGTGAACAGTGGTACTGATGACCGATCACTGTTCACTGATAACTTATTGCACTTGGCCGCTTCGGTTGAGAAGTCGTCCGAGCACCCGCTGGCGTCGGCGATTGTGGAAAGCGCGCAGGCGCGTGGTCTGAAATTGAGCGATGTGCAAACCTTTGAAGCCATCCCCGGCCACGGGGTCGCCGCCACTGTTGAGGGTCGCCGCATTCTCATTGGCAACCTGAAACTGATGAACCGCGAAGGCGTTGCTCTCGGCCCGCTTGAAGAAAAATCTAAAACCCTGGCCGACGACGGCAAGACCCCTATGTACGTCGCCATTGATGACAAAGCGGCAGGCATCATCGCCGTGGCCGATACCGTCAAAGAGGATTCCAAAGCCGCCATCGCCACCCTGAAAAAGATGGGTATCGAAGTGGTGATGATCACTGGCGACAACGAGCGCACGGCCAAGGCCATCGCCCGGCAAGTGGGTGTTGACCGCGTGCTAGCCGAAGTCTTGCCGCAAGACAAAGCCTTCAACGTGCAGAAGTTGCAACTCGAAGGCAAGAAGGTGGCGATGGTTGGCGACGGCATCAACGACGCCCCGGCGCTGGCCCAGGCCGACATTGGCCTGGCGATTGGCACCGGCACGGATGTAGCCATTGAGGCCTCCGACATCACCCTCATCAAGGGCAGCCTGATGGGCGTGGTCACGGCTATCCAACTCAGCCGCGCCACCATGCGCAACGTGTATCAGAACCTGGTCGGCGCTTTCATTTATAACACCGCCGGTCTGCCGATCGCGTTGGGTGTGCTATACCCATTCTTCGGCATCCTGCTCTCGCCCCTGCTCGCGGCGCTGGCGATGTCGTTCAGCAGTGTGACCGTCATTAGCAATGCCAACCGGCTCAAGAATTGGAAACCGTCCAATTGATGATTTTGGATTGCTGATTGTTGATTGATAACCCCAATCAGAAATCAACAATCAGCAATCACCAATGGAGAAACACTATGACCCCGGATAAAATCTTCGTCACCCTCGGCGGCATCGCCGCCATCGCCCTCATCGTCTGGTTCTTCTGGTTGGTGAAGAAGGCCGGCGTGAAAGCGGCGTTGACCAGTGGCGGTTATCAAGAAGCGATGATATTGGTCAAAGGCGGTTACACGCCCGATGTCATCGTCGTCGAAAAAGGCAAGCCGGTGCGCTTGAACTTCGTCCGCGCCGAGTCGGCCTCGTGTTCGGAGATGGTGCTCATTCCCGACTTCAAGAAGAGCGCCAAGTTGCCTGAAGGCGAAACCGTGCCGGTGGAGTTCATCCCCGATAAGGCCGGTGAGTTCGAGTTCCAATGCCAGATGGGGATGCTGCGCGGAAAGTTGATTGTGGAATAACGCCGTCCTCGTCAACGCGGCCACCTTTATAGTCTTTGCCTTTAGTTTGCTGTTTACCGCTGGATAAAGTAACTGCCAGTGTGCACGCAAAGGTTGTCGCGGAGTTCGCATCCCCGGACGCGAACTTAGGCCGCATCTAGGGATGCGGCCTCCTCAGCCGGATTTGGCTGACATGTTTTGCGTGCACACAACTGCCTGCAACTGCCAGGCAGAATTGGAAACAACAGGGAGAATAGGGTATTATGGGCCGAGCCAGCAAACAACTATGAGTAAAGTAAATACCAGCGTGAACCCAACAGTGCCATTCGAAGAACCTCAAGCCATCACAGCTTGCGGAGGCAAAATAAGCGATCCCAGCCGCTACCCCAGTGTCCTGTATCGGGGTCAGTGCGTCTACTTCTGCGCTCGCGCCTGTCTGCATGCTTTTGAAACCGCCCCTGACTGTTTTATGGCTGGTGAGATCGAGCATCCGACCGATGAGGATTGACGGCATACAATCTCGCTAATTTTGCCCTAATCTTTCCCTCCGCCAAACGGCGCATCTGCAAACACGCCGAATAACGCTCCCCGCAACACTGCAAATCGCATACACTCATCGCATTGGAGGCAAGACTTATGAAAACCACTGTCATCAAACTCGAGGGTATCGAGTCGGTGCTCTCGCCCGGCGGCGTCGAGAAGAAAATGTGCCAGCATCCCGGCATCCACAAAGTCGAAACGAACTTTATGACCGGCACGGCCACCGTCTATCACGACGACTCGGTGACGCTGGCTGAAATCAAAAAATGCGTGGCCGACTGCGGCTACGGGTGCGCAGGCGAGGCTCTGCCGGAGCACCTCGCCAAACCGGGCGACCCGCCCGCGGTGGCGATGACGGACGCGGGACACGATGTGGCCGCGCACGCCGGACATGCCATGCCGTCCGCATCATCAGCGACCAAAGCCGATGAACATGCCGGACACGTTGTGCCCGCAACCAAACCCGCCGCGAAGGCCGACGTACATGCCGGGCACGATATGGCCGCTGGCGAGATGGAAGCGATGGCCCACGAGATGGGCCATGGCGGAGGCATGGGCATGGAAGGCATGGTGCGTGACATGCGCAACCGCTTCCTCGTCGCCTTCATCCTTGCCATCCCGGTTTTCCTGTACTCGCCGTTGTTCACGGATTACTTCAATATCCAGTTGCCCTTGCCGCTTGGGTTGTCCAATGAAGTGCTCTCGTTCCTGCTCGCGACTCCCGCTGTGCTCTATGGCGGTTGGGTGTTTTACATCGGCGCGTGGCGCGGCTTGAAGAATCGTACCCTCAACATGGCTGT
This DNA window, taken from Chloroflexota bacterium, encodes the following:
- a CDS encoding response regulator transcription factor; its protein translation is MAEIDNSIRVILADDHAVVRKGIREFLEIGGWVTVVAEASDGLEAMRLIREHRPDVAVLDIQMPGQSGVEVTRAIRAERLPVGVLILTAFDDPPYVKAVLQAGANGYVLKTADAGEIVQAVQAVHEGQSVLDPAIARKLMSQLSEPGTSRLATNVEALTERELEVLRLAARGHTNKAIGVELSISDRTVQGHLAKIYAKLGAASRTEAVMRAVTLGWIPPAIGEPGPE
- a CDS encoding copper-translocating P-type ATPase, with the protein product MTSIAKSLSLPVQGMTCASCVSHVEGALKELPGVSNVVVNLGTNKAGLTYDPAHVTLADMARAIDDVGYRVPTAELTLDVRGMTCASCVSHVEEALKELDGVTDAVVNLGLNTARVTYVPGVVSVSAMKRAVREVGYEAQERSGGADALDRERQAREEEIKRQGRNLLIAGVIGLIVMIGTFYDMLGPFKAFVPIWLSYKWIIGLLTTPIVFGPGRQFFTNSWKGLRHGVTDMNLLYATGIGAAYGIAVINTLFPNAGFGGEGATFFESAALLTAFIILGRWLEALTRGRTSEAIRKLMKLQPKIARVIRDGREEEIPADEVEIDDLILVRPGESIPVDGAVIEGYSAVDESMLTGESLPVEKKAGDNVIGGTLNKTGAFKFAATRVGKDTALAQIIKLVEDAQASKAPIQKLADWVAGHFILGVHVLAVAVFVFWFFFGYQMFFDPNSAFILSPYKLGEIGVFGFSLLLSVTVLVISCPCAVGLATPSAMMAGTGKAAEHGVLFKGAEAIENASKLRTIVFDKTGTLTKGEPSVTDVTENPNSQFPNPNEVLRLAAIAEKNSEHPLGEAIVRGAETRGLALVEAESFNSIPGHGVEAKVEGRVVLLGNRKLMREHKIDFALMMAEAERLEGEGKTVMFVAIDGQPAGLIAVADTLKEHSAEAVKRLHKLGIETAMITGDNRRTAEAIARQVGIDRVLAEVLPQDKAEEVKKLQSAGKKVAMVGDGVNDAPALAQADVGMAIGSGTDVAKETGDVILIKDDIRDVVVALEVAKATMRKVKQNLFWAFIYNVLGIPLGAGLFYPFVALIISPELAGLLMAISSVTVTLNTLLLKGFKPSIRRHDKPRPSVGGLKTQLAPATASGD
- a CDS encoding YHS domain-containing protein: MAKDPVCGMEVDEKKAAGKSEYNGQAYYFCSPGCKKSFDKEPEKYVGKKEEHAGHQH
- the lgt gene encoding prolipoprotein diacylglyceryl transferase — translated: MITISIDPILFSIGHFMVRWYSVIVLTAILTGVWLAAREAGRKGFNKNDIYDGALWVVIGGLLGARLFHVLDHWPHEYALNPVRALYIWEGGLAIWGGVVGGLIAATILAWQRGWQLPRLLDAVAPGLVLAQAIGRVACIITGDAMGKPTTGPLGFAYTSPNAMVPQLGVYYTPMPLYEIVVNLGIFALLWQLRKKNWPDGLLFLVYLAIYSVERFLLAFTSSYQIIAFGLTQSQIVALVALAAALPLIAWRLTGISRSGVAPAK
- a CDS encoding zinc ribbon domain-containing protein — encoded protein: MSKGLQWTLGLSAVLIALTLIASTVLSFFFPQAGWGGMGPGHMYGGGTMMGGLGMMSLFGIGMLLGPLLFVGLIVLGVVWLVRSAGTPSAPQPPAASTFCIHCGKPLQAGWKACPYCGEKV
- a CDS encoding response regulator is translated as MAQTILVVDDEPQIVKVLRGYLEQARFRVVTANDGQLALTQYKHEKPDLRAKAVDGPPFHPAQSPAHRATPRQSNRQRHPPYARERGDRSGVH
- a CDS encoding cupredoxin domain-containing protein, with product MTPDKIFVTLGGIAAIALIVWFFWLVKKAGVKAALTSGGYQEAMILVKGGYTPDVIVVEKGKPVRLNFVRAESASCSEMVLIPDFKKSAKLPEGETVPVEFIPDKAGEFEFQCQMGMLRGKLIVE